One Oculatellaceae cyanobacterium DNA segment encodes these proteins:
- the dusB gene encoding tRNA dihydrouridine synthase DusB: MVFLSPLLKANLSTPLKIGSLEVKSRVLQSPLSGVTDLVFRRLVRRYAPESMMYTEMVQATGLHYLKELPKIMEVDPKEKPISIQLFDCRPDFMAEAAQKAVAEGADTVDINMGCPVNKITKKGGGSSLLRQPEVAEAIVREVVRSVDVPVTVKTRIGWSDQEITILDFAKRMQDAGAQMITVHGRTRAQGYNGSANWEWIKRVKEVISIPVIANGDIFSVESAVRCLEKTNADGVMCSRGTLGYPFLVGEIDYFLKTGEKLPPATPVQLLECAREHLQALWDYKGEKGIRQARKHMAWYCKGFAGAAELRGQLSVIETVDQGLEMIDSAFNLLTV; this comes from the coding sequence ATGGTTTTTCTATCTCCTCTCCTGAAAGCAAACCTCTCAACACCTCTAAAAATTGGCTCATTAGAAGTTAAAAGTCGGGTTTTACAATCTCCTTTATCTGGTGTGACAGATTTAGTATTTCGCCGCTTGGTGCGTCGCTATGCGCCAGAGTCGATGATGTACACCGAAATGGTACAGGCGACGGGATTACATTATCTGAAAGAGCTACCTAAGATTATGGAGGTAGACCCCAAAGAAAAACCGATTAGTATTCAACTGTTTGATTGTCGTCCAGACTTTATGGCAGAAGCCGCACAAAAAGCAGTAGCAGAAGGTGCTGATACGGTTGATATAAATATGGGTTGTCCGGTTAATAAAATTACTAAAAAAGGCGGCGGTTCTTCTTTATTAAGACAACCAGAAGTTGCTGAGGCGATTGTTAGGGAAGTAGTGAGATCTGTAGATGTTCCAGTAACAGTTAAAACTCGAATTGGTTGGAGTGATCAGGAAATTACTATTCTAGATTTTGCCAAACGAATGCAAGATGCAGGGGCGCAAATGATTACAGTGCATGGTCGCACTCGCGCTCAAGGTTATAATGGTTCTGCTAACTGGGAATGGATTAAACGAGTAAAGGAAGTTATCTCAATTCCAGTGATCGCTAATGGGGATATATTTTCAGTTGAATCAGCAGTACGTTGCTTAGAAAAAACAAATGCTGATGGCGTAATGTGTTCGCGGGGAACTTTGGGTTATCCGTTTTTGGTGGGTGAAATTGATTACTTTCTAAAAACAGGGGAGAAATTACCACCAGCAACGCCTGTGCAACTATTGGAATGTGCCAGGGAACATTTACAAGCTTTGTGGGATTACAAAGGAGAAAAGGGGATACGTCAAGCGCGTAAGCACATGGCGTGGTATTGCAAGGGGTTTGCTGGTGCTGCGGAGTTGCGAGGACAGTTGAGTGTAATTGAAACTGTTGATCAGGGTTTGGAGATGATTGATAGTGCTTTCAATCTCCTGACAGTTTAA